A part of Miscanthus floridulus cultivar M001 chromosome 6, ASM1932011v1, whole genome shotgun sequence genomic DNA contains:
- the LOC136461398 gene encoding G-type lectin S-receptor-like serine/threonine-protein kinase LECRK2: MAPEWYRGVGPLTVKADVYSYGVVLLEIVTCRRSMELEEAGEERTLMECAHEWLVRSEVRRVVGCEDEAVEVEEVERAVKVAVWCAQAEPQARPTMRSVILMLEGLVEPWRCRPLHLRPRPDPSRWINV; encoded by the coding sequence ATGGCCCCGGAGTGGTACCGCGGCGTCGGGCCGCTGACGGTGAAGGCGGACGTGTACAGCTACGGCGTGGTGCTGCTGGAGATCGTGACGTGCCGGCGGAGCATGGAGCTGGAGGAGGCCGGCGAGGAGCGGACGCTCATGGAGTGCGCGCACGAGTGGCTGGTGCGGAGCGAGGTGAGACGCGTGGTGGGCTGCGAAGacgaggcggtggaggtggaggaggtggagcggGCGGTGAAGGTTGCGGTGTGGTGCGCGCAGGCGGAGCCCCAGGCGAGACCGACCATGAGGAGCGTCATCCTGATGCTTGAAGGGCTCGTGGAGCCGTGGAGGTGCCGTCCCCTCCACCTCCGGCCTCGTCCTGATCCATCCAGATGGATCAACGTGTAG
- the LOC136459974 gene encoding membrane protein PM19L-like, which yields MALLSLEAMGRRNVAGPLLLLNLALYVSMMGFASWALNSFVDDIGDQEYYPPADDACMCTGTPAGAAGPRSAGDEATLHFIQLALLAAVLGSAAKAAAAFHASASWRPQGLAAVAALGTVAWAATALALGLACKEMRVTAAAAARGWQMRALEAITATLAVTQLAYVLMLHRAAAADADEADTSAADADATACSGDQCEPGCSTATEGDDDVDCQDAQHQQQQHGRRHHHRQGGGPACSVM from the exons ATGGCGTTGCTGTCGCTGGAGGCGATGGGGAGGAGGAACGTGGCCGGCCCGCTGCTGCTGCTCAACCTCGCCCTCTACGTGTCCATGATGGGGTTCGCGAGCTGGGCGCTCAACAGCTTCGTCGACGACATAGGCGACCAGGAATACTACCCACCTGCAG ACGACGCGTGCATGTGCACGGGCACGCCTGCAGGAGCCGCCGGGCCGCGCAGCGCCGGCGACGAGGCGACGCTCCACTTCATCCAGTTGGCGCTGCTGGCCGCCGTGCTCGGCAGCGCGGCCAAGGCCGCGGCGGCGTTCCACGCGAGCGCGTCGTGGCGGCCGCAGGGCCTCGCGGCCGTCGCGGCGCTGGGCACCGTCGCGTGGGCGGCCACCGCGCTCGCTCTCGGCCTCGCGTGCAAGGAGATGCgggtcaccgccgccgccgccgcgcgcgggTGGCAGATGCGCGCGCTGGAGGCGATCACCGCGACGCTGGCCGTCACGCAGCTGGCGTACGTGCTGATGCtgcaccgcgccgccgccgcggacgcTGATGAAGCCGACACGAGCGCCGCCGATGCCGACGCCACCGCCTGCAGCGGCGACCAGTGCGAGCCTGGCTGTTCCACCGCCACCGAGGGCGACGACGACGTCGACTGCCAGGACgcgcagcaccagcagcagcagcatggccgccgccaccaccacaggCAGGGCGGCGGGCCCGCGTGCAGTGTCATGTGA